CAGGCTCGAATTAGCCGCGTTGACAATGGCATCAACCGCGCATTTTGTGATATCTCCCTGAATAACCGTAAGTTTCATGCGTCCGTGGGCCGTTAGTACTTCATCAGTTTTACCGTCCGCTGGGCACTGGGCGTCGAAAGCGTCAGAAAATACAGGCCGGGGGAAAGGCTGAGGGCCTGCAGGGAAAAATGGCTAGCCTGGTCGGATGCGTACTTCTGCTGCCAGACCACCTGACCCGCCGAATTGGTTACCGTTGCGTTGATGGTTTGGTTCAACGGGATTTCGTTCCACTGTACCGTAAGGCGATCGGCGCTGGTGAATGGATTTGGGTAAACCAGTAACGAATACGACTCAGCGGCAACGGTCAAGGCCCGTTCGAAATTTGGAATGCCGTAACCGAGTTCATTGTCGGGCTGGGTCCACTGGCTGCCCGACTGGCGCAGGCATTCGATAACCTGTTGAGCGGTCAGGCGCGGATTGGCCTGCCAGAAACCCGCTGCCAGAGCCGCCACCAGGGGAGCGGAATAGGACGTACCGTTGCCGGTGGTAATCAACCCCGATGAGGAACCCAGGGCGGTGCCTAAGCCGTAGGCCACCAGATCGGGTTTAATCCGCCCGTCGGCCGTGGGACCAAACGAACTGAAAGGCGCCCGGATGCCCTCGCGGTCGACGGCGCCGATGGACAGGATGGTGGCCACGTCGGCCGGGGCGCCGATGTAGCGCCAGGGGTCGTTGCCTTCGTTCCCCGCCGAAACCACCACCAGCATCCCCACTTCGGCCGCCCAGCGGGCGGCCCGGCTGATGAGTGTTGTTTGCCCGTTCAGATCGTTATAAGAATGGTTTTGCGTGGGATCATCGAAGGTAGTGTAACCCAGCGACGAGTTGATGACATCAACCCCCGAACTGTCGGCGTACTCAGCACCGAGCAGCCAGTTTACCTCCTCAACCGGCGTTTCACTCGTGGCGTCTTCCGTGCGCAGCAGAAGGTAAGAGGCTTTGTGGGCGGGTCC
This Larkinella insperata DNA region includes the following protein-coding sequences:
- a CDS encoding S8 family serine peptidase; amino-acid sequence: MKHLLLFLLLLGAGGWSAQAQNRKYLVLLKDKANSPYSVSRPEQFLSQRAILRREKQGILVQEKDLPVNPAYVSALQQAGAKIWFSSRWANAVLVETTDANLTVIRALPFVAGLESNRSIGRARVGFAQFAANRRRDKRGQVDDPQVYGNSREQLLQLGVDKMHAQGYRGEGMLVAVLDAGFRNANQVPFLSQLFSEKCVVGTYDFVKKETSVFEDDSHGQNVLSIMAGYQENQLVGPAHKASYLLLRTEDATSETPVEEVNWLLGAEYADSSGVDVINSSLGYTTFDDPTQNHSYNDLNGQTTLISRAARWAAEVGMLVVVSAGNEGNDPWRYIGAPADVATILSIGAVDREGIRAPFSSFGPTADGRIKPDLVAYGLGTALGSSSGLITTGNGTSYSAPLVAALAAGFWQANPRLTAQQVIECLRQSGSQWTQPDNELGYGIPNFERALTVAAESYSLLVYPNPFTSADRLTVQWNEIPLNQTINATVTNSAGQVVWQQKYASDQASHFSLQALSLSPGLYFLTLSTPSAQRTVKLMKY